The following are encoded together in the Pirellulales bacterium genome:
- a CDS encoding thioredoxin domain-containing protein: protein MPNRLATETSPYLLQHQNNPVDWYPWGEEALARARGEQKPIFLSVGYSACHWCHVMEHESFENPQIASLMNEHFINIKVDREERPDLDAIYMQAVQILTRRGGWPMSVFLTPDLRPFYGGTYWPPTGRQGMPGFDQVLLAVHDAWINRRAQALEQAAEITSYLQSMAETESPADSATPGGETLRAAGAALARTFDPQHGGFGGAPKFPHPMDLRLLLRLEEASGRGEFLKIVTTTLDKMAAGGIYDHLGGGFHRYSVDERWLVPHFEKMLYDNAQLVLCYIEAFQATCNPAYAGTARETCDYVLREMTDPAGGFYSTEDADSEGVEGKFYVWTPAEVQEILGVEAAEVFCLVYDVSPAGNFEGESILNLRLPLAAFTPRVQMTELELAEQLADSRKKLFAARGTRVRPGLDDKVLVSWNGLMIDALAVAGGVLGEERYLAAARKCADFLWSDLRDSQGKLLHTWRAGQAKLAGYLDDYAALANGLVSLFEATGEVVWLERAVELVEKMQQLFADPAGGYFFTASDQAELLTRHKDLQDNAVPSGNSLAALAFARLASLTGRTEYTTAAQGVFRSAGQLLTRFPTAAGLLLLAVDLANGPTAELVLTGDPQHPDWPLARQAVLRSWHPRRSVVLWPIAALSPTNNAQENAISPLLEPLLAGKTAPATAEGQPTLYICQNYQCSAPLLGFSQIQTHFHR, encoded by the coding sequence ATGCCTAATCGCCTTGCCACCGAAACCAGCCCTTACCTGCTCCAGCACCAAAACAACCCCGTGGATTGGTATCCCTGGGGGGAGGAGGCCCTCGCCCGCGCGCGCGGGGAACAAAAGCCCATATTCCTGTCGGTGGGATATTCGGCGTGCCATTGGTGCCATGTGATGGAGCACGAGAGCTTTGAAAATCCTCAAATCGCCTCCCTGATGAATGAACACTTTATCAATATTAAAGTGGATCGCGAGGAACGTCCCGACCTGGATGCGATTTACATGCAGGCGGTGCAAATTTTGACCCGTCGGGGGGGCTGGCCGATGTCGGTCTTTTTGACCCCTGATTTACGTCCCTTTTATGGCGGGACGTATTGGCCGCCCACCGGTCGCCAGGGAATGCCCGGCTTTGACCAGGTACTGTTGGCCGTTCACGACGCCTGGATAAATCGCCGTGCCCAGGCCCTAGAGCAAGCCGCCGAGATCACCAGTTATTTGCAAAGCATGGCCGAGACCGAGTCCCCCGCGGATTCGGCGACGCCCGGCGGGGAAACGCTGCGTGCGGCGGGCGCGGCCCTGGCGCGGACCTTTGATCCGCAACATGGGGGTTTTGGCGGGGCGCCCAAGTTTCCCCATCCCATGGATTTGAGACTGCTGCTGCGCCTGGAGGAGGCCAGCGGGCGGGGCGAATTCTTAAAAATTGTCACCACCACGCTGGATAAAATGGCCGCTGGAGGAATCTACGACCACTTGGGCGGGGGGTTTCACCGCTACAGCGTGGACGAGCGGTGGCTGGTCCCGCACTTTGAAAAGATGCTGTATGACAACGCGCAGCTTGTGCTTTGTTATATCGAGGCTTTTCAGGCGACGTGTAATCCGGCCTATGCCGGCACCGCCCGCGAGACGTGCGATTATGTGCTGCGCGAGATGACCGACCCGGCGGGGGGATTTTATAGCACGGAGGACGCCGATAGCGAGGGAGTCGAGGGGAAATTTTATGTTTGGACGCCAGCGGAAGTCCAAGAGATATTGGGCGTGGAGGCAGCCGAGGTGTTTTGCCTAGTGTATGATGTCTCGCCCGCGGGAAATTTTGAAGGTGAATCGATCCTGAATCTGCGATTACCCTTGGCCGCGTTTACCCCCCGGGTGCAAATGACCGAGCTGGAATTAGCCGAGCAATTGGCCGATTCGCGTAAAAAATTGTTTGCCGCCCGCGGCACCCGGGTCAGGCCCGGCTTGGATGACAAAGTGCTGGTCAGTTGGAATGGGCTCATGATTGACGCCCTGGCCGTGGCGGGGGGAGTCCTTGGCGAAGAGCGTTATTTGGCCGCGGCGCGGAAGTGCGCTGATTTTTTATGGAGCGACTTGCGTGATTCGCAGGGGAAGCTGCTCCACACCTGGCGCGCGGGACAGGCCAAGCTGGCGGGATATTTGGACGATTATGCGGCCCTGGCCAATGGACTGGTGTCGCTCTTTGAAGCCACTGGCGAAGTTGTGTGGCTGGAAAGGGCCGTGGAATTAGTAGAAAAGATGCAGCAACTCTTTGCCGACCCAGCGGGGGGTTACTTTTTTACCGCCAGCGACCAAGCAGAATTGCTCACCCGTCATAAGGATCTGCAGGATAACGCCGTCCCCAGCGGTAATTCGCTAGCGGCGCTGGCGTTTGCGCGGCTGGCCAGCTTAACCGGCCGGACGGAATATACCACCGCCGCACAGGGAGTTTTTCGCAGCGCTGGGCAGCTTTTGACGCGGTTTCCCACGGCGGCGGGGTTATTATTACTGGCGGTCGATTTGGCTAATGGTCCAACGGCGGAACTGGTCCTTACCGGCGATCCCCAGCATCCCGATTGGCCCCTGGCGCGGCAGGCGGTCTTGCGATCCTGGCACCCGCGGAGGAGCGTGGTATTGTGGCCCATCGCCGCGCTATCACCGACAAATAATGCACAAGAAAATGCGATTTCTCCGCTATTGGAGCCGTTATTAGCGGGAAAAACCGCTCCCGCGACGGCCGAGGGCCAACCGACCCTGTATATTTGCCAGAATTACCAGTGCTCCGCGCCGTTATTGGGTTTTTCGCAAATTCAAACTCATTTCCACAGGTAG
- a CDS encoding trypsin-like peptidase domain-containing protein, whose amino-acid sequence MGQAKNDTFTQLRLIVRIALIMAIVGLSSVIAFVYFTGWNEVRVNNIYEEELARRKSDPSNSPDVDLTEKAALSVRGGKTEITSSALEPSAIDEFSSHSHNLEPSDLPQLLEKVDGGIVQIIAKDERGRGYGTGSGFVVNDACLVVTNYHVIDDAHAADVIFRDGKKYKVLGCRAWDGDGDLAVLEIEKPPAKFEIVKIATELPEVGESVVAVGHPSGFRYTSTLGEVAALQKTRELPEPFNMEIDAPDEYQWVQTTTLITGGNSGGPLLNGAAEVIGVNTWIVERAKLGFAASGLHVAELLKKTTDKAVPFAELTAPANKIKSAISGYDGIMDNYRTRLERAKTPEQIASLEKQHPALSTSRELLKMVKDHPQSPARTDALDMLVRVLCNETCPASCDALLLETLRTIDSAKWNDKRTLRLAFLLGRCRHNSGFSYLKRMAQKHENRTIRAVACFSLGASKARQTERDPKCADEAISFYRYLVKNYPDVEPAGFTDMIATVKEQIYILENLAIGRIAPEIEGPDATGTDFMLSDYRGKVVLLCFFADKDSFSRSYYTLVRKLADKHKNAPFVVLGVLCDSSPERLQQLIEAKTITWRCWFDGDAGLAVDDYKIDEYPTTYLLDATGTIRHKDIPPAKINELTNKLLAEVKTEKK is encoded by the coding sequence ATGGGGCAAGCCAAAAACGATACCTTTACGCAACTTCGCTTGATCGTGCGGATCGCCTTGATCATGGCGATCGTCGGCCTGAGCAGCGTGATCGCGTTTGTCTATTTCACCGGCTGGAATGAAGTCCGGGTCAACAATATCTATGAGGAAGAGTTGGCACGGCGCAAGTCGGATCCGTCCAACTCGCCAGACGTGGATCTGACCGAGAAAGCGGCGCTCTCGGTTAGAGGGGGCAAAACGGAAATCACCAGTTCCGCTTTGGAACCGTCGGCTATCGACGAATTTTCGTCCCATAGTCATAACCTGGAACCCAGCGATCTGCCGCAATTATTGGAGAAAGTCGATGGCGGAATTGTGCAGATCATCGCCAAGGACGAACGTGGCCGTGGTTACGGCACGGGCAGCGGCTTTGTGGTCAATGACGCCTGTCTTGTCGTGACAAATTACCACGTGATTGACGACGCCCACGCGGCGGATGTGATCTTTCGCGATGGCAAGAAATATAAAGTTTTGGGTTGCCGTGCCTGGGACGGGGACGGAGACTTGGCGGTGTTGGAAATCGAAAAGCCCCCCGCAAAATTTGAAATCGTAAAAATCGCCACGGAGTTGCCCGAGGTGGGCGAATCCGTGGTGGCGGTCGGGCATCCTTCGGGATTTCGCTACACATCCACCCTGGGCGAGGTCGCCGCCCTGCAAAAGACCCGCGAACTGCCCGAGCCATTTAATATGGAAATCGACGCGCCGGACGAGTATCAATGGGTGCAGACCACCACGTTGATCACCGGCGGCAATAGCGGGGGTCCGTTGCTCAATGGCGCGGCAGAGGTTATCGGCGTGAACACCTGGATTGTCGAGCGGGCCAAGCTGGGATTTGCCGCCAGCGGCCTGCATGTGGCGGAACTGCTAAAGAAAACCACCGACAAGGCGGTACCCTTTGCGGAGTTAACCGCCCCCGCCAACAAGATCAAAAGCGCGATCAGCGGCTATGACGGGATCATGGACAATTACCGCACGCGGTTGGAGCGGGCCAAAACGCCGGAACAAATCGCCAGCCTGGAAAAACAGCATCCCGCCCTTTCCACCTCGCGGGAACTATTAAAAATGGTCAAGGATCATCCGCAATCCCCCGCGCGAACCGACGCGCTGGATATGCTGGTGCGGGTGCTATGCAACGAGACTTGCCCCGCTAGTTGCGACGCGCTTCTTTTGGAAACGCTGCGGACCATCGATTCCGCCAAGTGGAACGACAAACGAACGCTCCGATTGGCGTTTTTGTTAGGACGCTGCCGACACAACTCGGGTTTTAGCTATCTCAAACGGATGGCCCAAAAGCACGAAAACCGGACGATCCGCGCCGTCGCCTGCTTTAGCCTGGGAGCCAGCAAAGCCCGCCAGACCGAGCGCGACCCCAAGTGCGCTGACGAAGCGATCAGCTTTTACCGCTATCTGGTCAAAAATTATCCCGATGTCGAACCAGCCGGATTTACGGACATGATAGCCACGGTCAAAGAACAAATTTATATTCTGGAAAACCTGGCGATTGGCCGCATCGCCCCGGAGATCGAAGGTCCCGATGCAACCGGGACGGACTTTATGCTGAGCGATTATCGCGGCAAAGTCGTGCTTTTATGCTTTTTTGCCGATAAGGACTCCTTTAGCAGAAGCTATTACACCTTGGTCCGCAAATTAGCTGATAAGCACAAAAACGCCCCTTTCGTTGTCTTGGGCGTGTTATGCGACTCTTCTCCCGAACGGTTACAACAACTCATCGAGGCCAAAACCATCACGTGGCGTTGCTGGTTCGATGGGGACGCGGGACTGGCGGTTGATGATTACAAAATTGACGAATACCCCACGACGTATCTTTTAGACGCCACGGGCACGATTCGCCACAAGGATATTCCGCCGGCCAAGATTAATGAATTAACGAATAAACTTTTAGCGGAGGTAAAAACCGAGAAAAAATAA
- a CDS encoding branched-chain amino acid ABC transporter permease has translation MKPLRHWLPWTLGVFALLPIPISALSWDVFGDTLSLLFVYAILALALNVVVGYAGNLHLGIAAFFAIGVYVTAILCAQSYPFQIGVFPSLLAALCAAGLVGLMVGAPTLRLRGDYLALVTLGFGEVIKDTLMNWSAITNGSQGISGVVTPQFPAWLADWITQRGGNPDWATNYLWFYYFLLACLALVLWLLGNLESSRLGRAWVALREDELAAQCMGLNVTRLKLAAFAIASALAGFAGGLYVMKIQNTANPESYGFNLSIEILMCVILGGLGSRRGVLLGVLLVKGFDLILLPALSQQIAANSEWLKPDNYKLMIYGMALVLMMQFRPAGIFPEERIAHELQDPPPAAA, from the coding sequence ATGAAACCCCTCCGCCACTGGCTCCCCTGGACCTTGGGCGTTTTTGCCCTCCTGCCCATACCCATTTCCGCGCTTTCATGGGATGTGTTTGGCGATACCCTGAGTCTGCTGTTTGTGTATGCCATTTTAGCGCTCGCGCTGAATGTCGTCGTGGGTTACGCGGGAAATTTGCACCTGGGGATCGCGGCATTTTTTGCCATCGGGGTGTACGTGACGGCGATTCTGTGCGCGCAGTCGTATCCATTTCAAATTGGCGTGTTTCCCAGCTTGCTGGCGGCTTTGTGCGCGGCGGGACTGGTGGGGCTTATGGTGGGAGCGCCCACCCTGCGCCTCCGGGGGGATTATCTGGCGCTGGTCACGCTGGGCTTTGGCGAAGTCATCAAAGACACCCTTATGAACTGGTCGGCGATTACCAATGGCTCGCAGGGAATCTCCGGCGTGGTAACGCCCCAGTTTCCCGCTTGGCTGGCGGATTGGATTACCCAACGCGGTGGCAACCCCGACTGGGCCACCAACTACCTGTGGTTTTATTATTTTTTACTGGCCTGCCTGGCCCTGGTGCTGTGGCTTTTGGGAAATCTCGAATCCTCCCGCCTGGGCCGCGCCTGGGTCGCCCTGCGCGAGGACGAACTCGCCGCACAGTGCATGGGTCTTAACGTGACCCGCCTAAAATTGGCGGCTTTTGCCATTGCTTCGGCGTTGGCGGGCTTTGCCGGGGGGCTGTACGTTATGAAAATTCAAAACACGGCCAATCCCGAGTCCTATGGCTTTAACCTGTCGATTGAAATCCTTATGTGCGTCATACTCGGGGGATTGGGGAGCCGCCGAGGCGTGCTCTTGGGCGTGCTGCTGGTCAAGGGTTTTGATTTAATTCTCTTGCCAGCGCTGTCGCAACAAATTGCGGCCAATTCCGAATGGTTAAAGCCGGACAATTATAAATTGATGATTTACGGCATGGCCCTAGTACTGATGATGCAGTTTCGCCCAGCGGGAATTTTCCCGGAGGAACGGATCGCCCATGAACTGCAGGATCCGCCCCCGGCGGCAGCCTAA
- the panB gene encoding 3-methyl-2-oxobutanoate hydroxymethyltransferase codes for MSPPAPPMSVPRFVARKKEGPKLTMVTAYDYPTAKLLDEAGIEAILVGDSMSMVVQGHNTTLPVTLDEIIYHAEMVGRAVQKSLVVVDLPFPTNHLGPYKAVAAAGRILKETRCQAVKLEGGAEQASVIAALTAAGIPVMAHVGLRPQSIHLLGGYKVQRDEERLLVDAQAAQDAGAFGIVLECIPSPLAKKITAQLKIPTIGIGAGPDCDGQVLVFHDLVGWQTGPSPKFVKSYANVSQTILAAVSEFRDEVRAGKFPDAAHAYEK; via the coding sequence ATGTCCCCTCCCGCCCCGCCCATGTCCGTCCCCCGGTTTGTCGCCCGCAAAAAAGAGGGGCCCAAACTGACGATGGTCACCGCTTATGACTACCCCACGGCTAAACTATTGGACGAGGCGGGCATCGAAGCGATCCTGGTCGGGGACAGCATGTCCATGGTCGTGCAGGGGCATAACACCACGCTGCCCGTGACCCTGGATGAAATCATCTATCATGCCGAAATGGTGGGGCGGGCCGTGCAAAAATCCCTGGTGGTAGTTGATTTGCCCTTTCCCACCAATCACCTCGGGCCGTATAAAGCGGTCGCGGCCGCGGGCCGCATCCTTAAGGAAACACGCTGCCAGGCGGTAAAACTAGAAGGTGGGGCCGAACAAGCCAGCGTTATCGCGGCCCTGACCGCCGCGGGCATCCCCGTCATGGCCCACGTTGGGCTCCGTCCCCAAAGCATCCACCTGCTAGGGGGATACAAAGTCCAACGGGACGAAGAGCGGCTCTTGGTGGACGCGCAGGCCGCCCAAGACGCGGGGGCGTTTGGAATCGTGCTGGAATGCATCCCGTCGCCGCTAGCCAAAAAGATCACCGCCCAGCTAAAAATTCCCACGATCGGCATCGGCGCCGGCCCCGACTGCGACGGTCAAGTGCTGGTCTTTCATGATTTGGTGGGCTGGCAGACGGGGCCATCGCCAAAATTTGTCAAATCGTACGCCAACGTGTCCCAAACGATCCTGGCGGCGGTGAGCGAATTTCGGGATGAAGTCCGAGCCGGAAAATTTCCCGACGCGGCGCATGCGTATGAGAAATAG
- a CDS encoding DMT family protein produces the protein MPMPYVYFQTAALLFCSNLFMTLAWYGHLRFSHSALWLTILASWLIALPEYCFQVPANRLGHAGGISSPQLKIMQEVISILAFLLFNWLYLREKVHPGDWLAFGLILAAVLVICVPRILSTAA, from the coding sequence ATGCCCATGCCATACGTTTATTTCCAGACTGCGGCTTTATTATTTTGTTCCAATCTGTTTATGACGCTCGCCTGGTATGGCCACTTGCGGTTCAGTCATTCCGCATTATGGCTAACAATTTTGGCTAGCTGGCTGATCGCCTTGCCGGAATATTGTTTTCAGGTTCCAGCCAACCGCCTGGGACATGCCGGGGGGATCAGCTCTCCGCAGCTCAAGATCATGCAAGAGGTTATCTCAATTCTTGCGTTTTTGCTGTTTAACTGGCTTTACCTGCGGGAAAAAGTGCATCCCGGAGACTGGCTGGCGTTTGGGCTGATCCTGGCGGCGGTGCTAGTGATCTGTGTGCCGCGAATTCTGTCAACCGCGGCTTAA
- a CDS encoding polyprenol monophosphomannose synthase: MADTSFVADASPVHQQLVAAGNPRVLVMTATYNEIENLPALIAQIHQFLPAADVLIVDDNSPDGTGKWGDTAAAADTRIHVMHRAGKQGLGTAIIAGMQWAIARGYDYVINVDADFSHHPRYLPDLVAGMAPATGEPIDVMIGSRYVAGGGVVGWPLRRHLMSRGVNLYARWLMWLSPRDCSGGYRCYRVSKLAELDFSRMLSRGYSFQEEILWRLRKLGARFGETPITFADREKGVSKINNREALNALGIIARLGLWGG; encoded by the coding sequence ATGGCAGACACTTCCTTTGTTGCCGACGCTTCCCCGGTACACCAACAACTTGTCGCGGCAGGCAATCCCCGCGTGTTGGTAATGACGGCGACCTATAATGAGATCGAAAATCTCCCGGCGCTGATCGCCCAAATTCATCAATTCTTGCCCGCGGCCGACGTACTGATCGTCGATGACAACTCTCCTGATGGCACCGGCAAATGGGGGGACACCGCCGCCGCGGCCGACACACGAATCCATGTGATGCACCGCGCGGGCAAACAAGGCCTGGGTACGGCGATCATTGCCGGCATGCAATGGGCGATCGCGCGGGGATATGATTATGTGATCAATGTCGATGCGGACTTTAGCCACCATCCGCGCTATTTACCAGATTTGGTGGCGGGCATGGCCCCGGCAACGGGGGAGCCGATCGATGTGATGATCGGGTCGAGGTATGTGGCGGGAGGGGGAGTCGTCGGCTGGCCCCTCCGACGGCATCTGATGAGCCGGGGAGTCAACCTCTACGCGCGCTGGTTGATGTGGCTGTCTCCGCGGGACTGTAGCGGGGGGTATCGTTGTTACCGGGTCAGTAAATTGGCCGAGTTGGATTTTTCCCGAATGCTATCGCGCGGATATTCGTTTCAAGAAGAAATTTTATGGAGGCTGCGCAAGCTGGGAGCCAGGTTTGGCGAAACGCCGATTACCTTTGCCGACCGGGAAAAAGGCGTGTCCAAGATCAACAACCGGGAAGCTCTCAACGCCCTGGGAATTATCGCGCGGTTGGGTTTGTGGGGCGGGTGA
- a CDS encoding branched-chain amino acid ABC transporter substrate-binding protein codes for MQKYFLWAGLWLAATSLTTIFTAECGFAAETIKIVSSLPRTGSAKDQTDSIVNGIKLALAEANYQAGGFTLKYEDLDDATAAAGQWTAEREGANAKSAAADQDVMVYIGPYNSNAAKISMPILNRAPLLMISPANTAIGLTKKNEFDRQEPGIYRPTGKINYTRVVATDDLQGPLGALWAKSLGVKKVYVLDDKEMYGKGIATLFADKCDELDIEVLGHDSITVTNVEFKALMNKIKKANPDLVYFGGTTQSQGGQIAKDMVAVGLKCKLMVPDGCCEQAFIDAAGADNLHNRCYVTFPGLPEDQLTEVGQQFYKKYEETYNIKPQPYAIYGYEAGRVAVAAINKAKQKDRQAIIDAALSLRDFQGALGKWSFDANGDTTLRRMTGFVVQDGKFAAPRVLDEMNEE; via the coding sequence ATGCAAAAATATTTCTTGTGGGCGGGCTTGTGGCTGGCCGCGACCAGTTTGACAACAATTTTTACTGCGGAATGCGGCTTTGCGGCCGAGACGATCAAGATTGTCAGCAGCCTTCCCCGCACCGGCAGCGCCAAGGACCAGACGGATTCGATTGTAAATGGGATCAAACTAGCCCTGGCCGAGGCCAACTACCAGGCGGGGGGGTTTACCTTGAAGTATGAGGACCTGGACGACGCCACCGCCGCCGCGGGCCAATGGACCGCCGAGCGGGAAGGGGCCAACGCCAAATCGGCCGCCGCCGATCAGGATGTGATGGTCTACATTGGGCCGTATAACAGTAACGCGGCAAAAATTTCGATGCCGATCCTCAACCGCGCTCCCCTGCTGATGATTAGTCCCGCGAATACCGCGATCGGACTCACCAAAAAGAACGAATTTGACCGCCAAGAACCGGGCATTTACCGCCCCACCGGCAAAATCAACTACACCCGCGTGGTCGCCACTGATGACTTGCAAGGTCCCTTAGGCGCGCTCTGGGCGAAAAGCCTGGGGGTGAAAAAAGTCTACGTCCTGGATGACAAGGAAATGTACGGCAAGGGTATCGCCACGCTCTTTGCGGACAAGTGCGACGAATTGGATATCGAAGTGCTCGGCCATGACAGCATCACCGTGACCAATGTCGAATTCAAGGCCCTGATGAATAAGATCAAAAAGGCCAATCCCGACTTGGTGTACTTTGGCGGGACGACGCAATCGCAGGGGGGCCAAATCGCCAAGGATATGGTGGCCGTGGGGTTAAAATGCAAACTGATGGTTCCGGACGGTTGCTGCGAGCAAGCGTTTATCGACGCTGCCGGCGCGGATAATCTGCATAATCGCTGCTATGTCACCTTTCCCGGCTTGCCCGAGGATCAATTGACAGAAGTTGGCCAGCAGTTTTATAAGAAGTACGAAGAAACCTATAACATCAAACCGCAACCGTATGCCATTTATGGGTATGAGGCGGGCCGGGTCGCGGTGGCGGCCATCAACAAAGCCAAACAGAAAGATCGCCAGGCGATCATTGACGCCGCCTTGAGCCTGCGGGATTTTCAGGGAGCCTTGGGCAAGTGGTCATTTGACGCCAATGGCGACACGACGCTGCGGCGGATGACCGGATTTGTCGTGCAAGATGGTAAATTTGCCGCCCCCCGTGTGTTGGATGAAATGAATGAGGAATAG
- a CDS encoding branched-chain amino acid ABC transporter permease, translating to MLPMLWGDATLSNFYNLTLTGLTLGSLIALIALGYTMVYGIIGLINFAHGDVFMLGAVLCWWLLEQAQVKMEELTLGGAILYVLGLLVVTMLACAALNTAINRVVYRPLRKAPKLAALVSAIGVSFILQNLGQLWAGASPQNVTPIVQRNANIFGEDASLYLSRSDLLVMVCVVPLMLGLFLLVRYTKIGKAMRAVQQNPVAAELMGIPVERVISVTFGMGGALAGAASVFYAFSIGSVKFQMGYQNGLYAFTAAVLGGIGSIPGAVLGGLLIGLVKTYASGYGSEQWSNAIIFGILILILVFRPAGLLGRNTREKV from the coding sequence ATGTTACCAATGCTCTGGGGGGACGCCACGCTTTCCAATTTTTATAATCTGACTCTCACCGGGCTTACCCTGGGGAGTTTGATCGCGCTGATCGCCCTGGGCTACACGATGGTCTATGGCATTATTGGGCTGATTAATTTTGCCCACGGCGACGTCTTTATGCTGGGGGCGGTTCTGTGCTGGTGGCTCTTGGAACAGGCCCAAGTCAAGATGGAAGAACTGACCCTGGGGGGGGCGATATTGTATGTGTTGGGATTGCTGGTCGTGACCATGCTTGCCTGCGCCGCGCTCAATACCGCGATCAACCGCGTCGTCTATCGGCCATTACGCAAAGCCCCCAAACTGGCGGCCCTGGTCTCGGCCATCGGGGTCTCGTTCATCTTGCAAAATCTTGGCCAACTCTGGGCGGGGGCCAGTCCGCAAAATGTCACGCCGATTGTCCAGCGCAATGCCAATATCTTTGGCGAGGATGCTAGCCTTTATCTCAGCCGCTCCGACCTGCTGGTGATGGTTTGCGTGGTCCCGCTGATGCTGGGTCTGTTTTTATTGGTGCGATACACAAAAATTGGCAAGGCAATGCGGGCCGTGCAGCAAAATCCGGTGGCGGCGGAACTGATGGGCATCCCGGTGGAGCGGGTCATTTCGGTCACGTTTGGCATGGGAGGGGCCTTGGCCGGGGCCGCCAGCGTGTTTTATGCCTTTAGTATTGGCTCCGTCAAGTTTCAAATGGGGTACCAGAACGGGTTGTATGCCTTTACAGCGGCGGTATTGGGGGGAATCGGCAGCATCCCCGGGGCCGTGCTGGGGGGACTGCTCATTGGACTGGTAAAAACCTATGCCAGCGGCTACGGCAGCGAACAATGGTCCAACGCGATCATTTTCGGCATTTTAATTCTAATCTTGGTTTTTAGACCAGCGGGCTTGTTGGGCCGCAACACGAGGGAAAAAGTATGA
- a CDS encoding c-type cytochrome domain-containing protein: MNSATAAESTPPPSFVRDIAPILLKHCVACHGLKNPAGDYQLHTWEKLTTPGASTAAPFTPGKLSDSEWLRLITHADPAQRMPLERPALSAEEIQTLKNWIVAGAAYDHANPTLHLREVAIRAPLPPAPARYPGAWPISAAAIIPVANSASNPDSAARLLTAGYRELTLWSLPAGKLLRRIGPLPERILALAISPRGNLIALAGGIPAELGVVQVYDLEHESLIAELAQGGEVFTAVSWSPDGTQLAAAGADRTVRVWRQINTMKAFPSPATQPETPAPPEKHPPAEIQFEEVWQTSPHADWVTCLAWSADGKYLLTASRDKTSRLLDAGNGNIESTFTDVEHPRGRSDFSPLAGYAWTAAEGKIHEWVGNTGELFSPKSQKDAEKIPDEAERNRSQRGNPFTIPKGEVRGSALVGENLLLAIDGEIYELNWASRRQVQRYQGASGDLLTLQHFAARDWIVGTTSTGEVLLWKPGSAEPLARFFARP, translated from the coding sequence GTGAACTCGGCGACTGCGGCTGAAAGTACTCCTCCCCCCAGCTTTGTCCGTGACATCGCGCCGATCCTCTTAAAACACTGCGTCGCCTGTCACGGTCTGAAAAATCCGGCGGGAGATTACCAACTGCATACCTGGGAAAAACTGACCACACCCGGCGCTAGCACGGCCGCTCCGTTTACTCCGGGAAAATTGTCCGATAGTGAATGGTTGCGCTTGATCACCCATGCCGACCCCGCCCAGCGGATGCCGCTCGAGCGTCCAGCGCTTTCCGCAGAGGAAATTCAAACGCTAAAAAACTGGATCGTGGCCGGAGCCGCTTACGACCATGCCAATCCCACTCTTCACCTGCGCGAAGTGGCCATCCGCGCGCCGCTCCCCCCGGCACCCGCGCGCTACCCAGGTGCCTGGCCGATCAGTGCGGCGGCAATTATCCCCGTGGCAAATTCCGCCTCCAATCCCGACTCCGCGGCGCGGTTGTTGACGGCGGGTTACCGTGAATTGACCTTGTGGAGCCTGCCCGCTGGAAAACTGCTGCGGCGTATTGGCCCATTACCCGAACGAATTTTAGCCTTGGCCATTTCCCCCCGTGGCAATTTGATCGCGCTGGCGGGTGGGATTCCCGCGGAGTTGGGAGTGGTCCAAGTTTATGACCTGGAGCACGAGTCTTTAATCGCAGAACTTGCCCAAGGGGGAGAGGTCTTTACCGCCGTCTCTTGGTCGCCCGATGGGACCCAACTGGCCGCGGCGGGAGCCGATCGGACGGTTCGGGTTTGGCGGCAAATCAACACCATGAAAGCCTTCCCATCCCCAGCAACCCAGCCAGAGACTCCCGCCCCACCCGAGAAGCATCCACCAGCCGAAATTCAATTTGAGGAAGTCTGGCAAACGTCGCCCCACGCGGATTGGGTGACTTGTTTAGCGTGGTCCGCCGATGGAAAGTATCTGCTGACCGCCAGTCGCGACAAAACCAGCCGTCTTCTGGACGCTGGCAATGGCAACATCGAAAGCACGTTTACCGATGTCGAACATCCGCGGGGACGGAGCGATTTCTCTCCCCTAGCTGGATATGCGTGGACCGCCGCCGAGGGAAAAATCCATGAATGGGTCGGTAATACAGGAGAGTTGTTTTCACCCAAATCCCAAAAAGACGCGGAAAAGATCCCGGACGAAGCGGAACGAAATCGCTCCCAGCGGGGAAATCCGTTTACCATTCCCAAGGGAGAAGTTCGCGGCAGCGCGCTGGTGGGGGAAAACCTGCTACTGGCTATCGACGGTGAAATATATGAGCTAAATTGGGCCAGCCGACGGCAAGTCCAGCGATACCAGGGAGCCAGCGGTGATCTATTAACCCTCCAGCACTTTGCCGCGCGGGATTGGATCGTGGGCACCACCTCCACGGGGGAAGTCCTTTTATGGAAGCCGGGGTCGGCGGAACCGTTAGCGCGATTTTTTGCCCGCCCGTAG